A region from the Geotrypetes seraphini chromosome 10, aGeoSer1.1, whole genome shotgun sequence genome encodes:
- the CDC42EP4 gene encoding cdc42 effector protein 4, whose amino-acid sequence MPILKQLVTNSASAKRRSRADLTAEMISAPLGDFRHTMHIGRSGDAFGDTSFLSSKAEEAEPEEPGSKPGLLSRTFRSSKRSHSVTRSDKRDMLGSLRDSAFFVKNAVSLPQLTEKEAEKSSCKLPKSLSSSPVKKAGDEKLEEKHMNGASAHGATPSLDPIMTEQDFGELTDLPYTAPKNSYGMKHAESIMSFHVDLGPSMLGDVLSIMDKTQWDPDEMDLGCPVYESGIEREASSMNTALAHQPYPDLKPTAAPVTAFGEEMQATTYSPGSRRSTGSHLTKDSSSVSSYTSGSLEERHEVRHVRHLISSSSGSSQLHDKDFSFMDEEDDEIRV is encoded by the coding sequence ATGCCGATCCTAAAGCAGCTGGTGACAAATTCGGCAAGTGCCAAGCGCCGTTCAAGGGCCGACCTGACAGCAGAGATGATCAGTGCCCCCCTGGGGGACTTCCGCCACACCATGCATATAGGAAGGTCGGGAGATGCCTTCGGGGACACGTCCTTCCTCAGCAGCAAGGCAGAGGAAGCAGAGCCCGAAGAACCAGGCTCCAAACCTGGCCTGCTGTCCCGAACTTTTCGTAGCAGCAAGCGGTCCCATTCAGTCACTCGCAGCGATAAGAGAGACATGCTGGGGTCCTTGAGAGACTCTGCTTTTTTTGTCAAGAATGCAGTGTCTCTTCCACAACTTactgagaaagaggcagagaaaagttCCTGCAAGTTGCCCAAAAGCTTGTCTTCGAGTCCGGTCAAGAAAGCTGGTGATGAGAAGTTGGAGGAAAAACACATGAACGGTGCATCAGCCCATGGGGCAACACCCAGTTTGGACCCAATCATGACTGAGCAGGATTTTGGGGAACTGACAGACCTACCTTACACTGCCCCTAAAAACAGCTATGGGATGAAGCATGCTGAATCCATCATGTCGTTTCATGTAGACCTGGGACCCTCCATGCTTGGAGACGTCCTGAGCATCATGGACAAAACCCAGTGGGACCCAGATGAGATGGACCTGGGTTGCCCTGTGTATGAAAGTGGCATTGAGAGAGAGGCATCTAGCATGAACACAGCGCTGGCCCATCAGCCGTACCCTGATCTCAAGCCTACTGCAGCGCCAGTAACGGCATTTGGGGAAGAGATGCAAGCCACTACTTACAGCCCAGGCTCTAGACGCAGCACCGGAAGTCACTTGACCAAGGACAGCAGTTCAGTGTCCAGCTACACATCTGGCTCTCTGGAGGAAAGGCATGAGGTACGACACGTGAGGCACCTGATCAGCAGCTCTTCTGGATCCAGCCAGTTACACGACAAAGACTTCTCCTTCATGGATGAAGAGGATGATGAAATCCGAGTGTAG